One genomic region from Cucumis melo cultivar AY chromosome 9, USDA_Cmelo_AY_1.0, whole genome shotgun sequence encodes:
- the LOC103504594 gene encoding receptor protein kinase-like protein ZAR1, with protein sequence MLVGLFLILLCCSDCLLLVSSLNDEGFVLLTLKQSISLDPDGAFSNWDSSNETPCSWNGVGCINEIVVSVTIPKRNLYGFLPSSLGALSGLRHLNLRNNRLFGSLPFQLFSAQALQSLVLYGNSFSGFVPNGIGKLKYLQTLDLSQNFFNGSLPASIIQCNRLKTLDVSHNNFTGSLPHGFGTSFSSLEKLDLSFNTFDGSLPSDLGNLSSLQGTFDLSHNLFSGSIPSSLGNLPEKVYIDLSHNNLSGPIPQNGALMNRGPTAFIGNPGLCGSPLKSACSSGTLSASSPSLLPFLPDDHSPGISGDHAEKNRGLSKSAVIAIVLGDVIGICLVGLLFSYCYSRVCYPRSKDKIGHNSDKEKGRNECLCFRKDESESVSQNVEQYDLVPLDAQVGFDLDELLKASAFVIGKSGIGIVYKVVLEDGVTLAIRRLGEGGSQRFKEFQTEVEAIGKLRHSNLVTLRAYYWSVDEKLLIYDFIPNGNLATAIHGKPGSVSFTPLSWSARLKIMEGIAKGIVFLHEFSPKKYVHGDLKPNNILLSENMEAKISDFGLARLANIAGGTPTLQSSRVASEKPLDPKQPKTVTSEIICSSSSNTGTCYQAPESLKVLKPSQKWDVYSYGVILLEMITGRFPLIQVSSSSEMDLVHWIQLCIEEQKPLSEVIDPYLVQDADKEEEFISILKIAMSCAHGSPERRPTMRHVSDAIERLSSSSSSRN encoded by the exons ATGCTTGTGGGTCTGTTTCTCATTCTTTTATGCTGTTCTGATTGTCTTCTTCTTGTGAGCTCTTTGAATGATGAAGGGTTTGTGCTTTTAACACTTAAACAGTCCATTTCTCTAGACCCAGATGGGGCTTTCAGCAATTGGGATTCTTCTAATGAAACCCCTTGTTCTTGGAATGGGGTTGGTTGTATAAACGAAATTGTTGTTTCTGTTACCATTCCTAAGAGAAATTTGTATggatttcttccttcttctcttGGTGCTCTTTCTGGGCTTCGCCATTTGAATTTAAGAAACAATAGGCTTTTTGGGAGCTTGCCTTTTCAGCTCTTCTCTGCTCAAGCCCTACAGAGCTTGGTTCTTTATGGGAATTCCTTTTCTGGATTTGTTCCAAATGGGATTGGGAAGCTTAAATACCTTCAAACTTTGgatttatctcaaaatttctTCAATGGGTCATTACCGGCTTCAATTATACAATGCAATAGACTTAAAACCCTTGATGTTAGTCACAATAACTTCACTGGTTCACTACCACATGGATTTGGAACTAGTTTTAGTTCTTTGGAGAAACTGGATCTTTCATTTAACACATTTGATGGTTCCCTTCCTAGTGATTTGGGAAACTTGTCTAGTTTACAAGGCACTTTTGACTTGTCTCATAATCTTTTTTCTGGTTCAATTCCATCTAGCCTTGGCAACCTACCTGAAAAGGTTTACATTGATCTCAGCCATAACAATTTGAGTGGTCCGATACCCCAAAATGGTGCTCTGATGAATAGAGGACCCACTGCTTTTATTGGTAATCCTGGGCTCTGTGGTTCCCCATTGAAGAGCGCATGTTCTTCAGGAACTCTGAGTGCAAGCTCACCGTCCTTGCTTCCGTTTCTCCCAGACGATCACTCGCCAGGGATTTCTGGCGACCATGCTGAGAAGAACAGGGGATTGAGTAAGAGTGCTGTGATTGCAATAGTACTTGGCGATGTGATTGGTATATGTTTAGTTGGGCTATTGTTCTCATATTGTTATTCTAGAGTATGTTATCCAAGGAGCAAAGACAAGATCGGGCATAATTCTGATAAGGAGAAAGGAAGAAATGAGTGTTTATGCTTCAGGAAGGATGAATCTGAGTCGGTTTCACAGAATGTGGAGCAGTATGATCTTGTGCCATTGGATGCACAAGTAGGATTTGATCTTGATGAACTTCTCAAGGCATCGGCCTTTGTTATTGGCAAAAGTGGGATTGGTATAGTATACAAAGTGGTACTTGAAGATGGAGTTACGTTGGCCATACGACGATTGGGCGAAGGCGGTTCACAAAGGTTTAAAGAATTTCAAACAGAAGTAGAAGCAATAGGAAAGCTAAGGCATTCCAATCTTGTCACTCTTAGAGCCTATTATTGGTCTGTTGATGAGAAACTGCTCATTTATGATTTCATACCCAATGGAAACCTTGCAACTGCCATTCATG GAAAGCCAGGATCAGTATCTTTTACGCCATTATCCTGGTCTGCGAGATTAAAGATCATGGAAGGAATTGCTAAAGGAATTGTCTTTCTCCATGAATTCAGCCCCAAGAAGTATGTTCATGGAGATTTGAAACCCAACAACATACTGCTCAGTGAAAACATGGAAGCCAAAATTTCTGACTTTGGCCTTGCTCGACTTGCGAATATTGCTGGAGGAACCCCAACCTTACAATCAAGTCGAGTGGCATCCGAGAAACCGTTAGATCCAAAACAACCGAAAACTGTAACATCCGAGATCATTTGTAGTTCATCTTCCAACACAGGAACTTGTTATCAAGCCCCTGAATCACTCAAAGTGTTAAAACCATCCCAAAAATGGGATGTTTACTCATATGGTGTGATCTTACTTGAAATGATCACAGGAAGATTCCCATTAATCCAAGTGAGTTCTTCCTCTGAAATGGATCTTGTTCATTGGATTCAACTATGCATTGAAGAACAGAAGCCACTTTCAGAAGTAATAGATCCATATCTAGTTCAAGATGCAGATAAAGAAGAAGAGTTCATCTCTATTCTCAAAATTGCTATGTCTTGTGCTCACGGAAGCCCCGAAAGGAGACCTACAATGAGACACGTTTCTGACGCCATTGAAAGGCTATCGTCTTCATCATCATCGAGGAACTAA
- the LOC103504595 gene encoding uncharacterized protein LOC103504595 isoform X1, giving the protein MADTWARAAADAIHLTPTQAVLYLSGGASQAIGWLLSVPGASGTVLEALVPYSRNSMIQLLGKVPSQFCSRRTAEEMALLAYNRALKLSRPGYPVLGVSFTGSLATTHPKLGDHRMHMSTRSSNRHWVSTITLSKGLRTREQEEILSGHLLLKAIANACKVPGTFVSDLTQSDLVEECETLFTEDEELEQLIKGEVCFKVYPFLSETLTSDAEKKIILSGSFNPLHDGHIKLLEVATSICSDGYPCFELSAVNADKPPLSVSQIKDRVEQFKKIGKSVIISNQPYFYKKAELFPGSAFVIGADTAVRLIDPKYYDGDYKKMLEILIRIKNTEVTFLVAGRDINGVFKVLEDIDIPQELRDMFIPIPADKFRMDISSTQIRKQLGI; this is encoded by the exons ATGGCGGATACGTGGGCCAGAGCTGCCGCCGATGCCATTCATTTGACTCCTACTCAGGCCGTTCTCTACCTTTCCGGTGGCGCTTCTCAG GCCATTGGATGGTTGCTCTCTGTTCCTGGAGCTTCCGGCACAGTCCTCGAAGCTCTGGTGCCTTACTCCAGGAATTCCATGATCCAGTTACTCGGCAAG GTCCCTTCTCAGTTCTGCAGCCGTAGAACTGCAGAAGAGATGGCTTTGCTAGCTTATAATCGTGCTCTGAAGCTATCTAGGCCAG GTTATCCTGTTCTTGGTGTCAGTTTTACTGGTTCTTTGGCTACCACTCATCCAAAACTTGGTGATCACAG GATGCATATGTCAACAAGATCGTCTAACCGACATTGGGTTTCCACAATCACACTATCAAAA GGTTTACGTACTCGGGAGCAAGAGGAGATACTTTCTGGTCATCTTTTGCTTAAG GCAATTGCTAATGCTTGTAAAGTTCCTGGAACCTTTGTTTCGGATTTGACTCAATCTGATTTAGTAGAAGAATGTGAAACACTATTCACCGAGGATGAAGAACTAGAGCAACTAATAAAGGGGGAAGTCTGCTTTAAGGTCTATCCATTTTTAAGTG AGACCTTAACATCAGATgcagaaaagaaaataatactTTCTGGTTCTTTTAATCCGTTACATGATGGTCACATCAAGCTTTTGGAAGTTGCAACCAG CATTTGTAGTGATGGGTATCCTTGTTTTGAATTATCAGCCGTGAATGCTGATAAACCACCCCTGTCCGTATCACAGATCAAAGATCGTGTCgagcaatttaaaaaaattg GAAAGTCGGTGATCATTTCTAACCAGCCCTACTTTTACAAGAAAGCCGAACTCTTTCCTGGTAGTGCTTTTGTAATTGGTGCTGACACTGCAGTAAGGTTAATAGAT CCTAAATACTATGATGGGGATTATAAGAAGATGCTGGAAATTTTGATCCGAATCAAAAACACAGAGGTCACGTTCCTTGTCGCTGGCCGTGACATCAACGGTGTTTTCAAA GTTCTTGAAGATATTGACATTCCACAAGAGCTAAGAGACATGTTTATCCCAATACCTGCAGACAAATTTCGTATGGACATTTCCTCCACACAAATAAGAAAACAACTAGGAATTTAA
- the LOC103504595 gene encoding uncharacterized protein LOC103504595 isoform X2: MADTWARAAADAIHLTPTQAVLYLSGGASQAIGWLLSVPGASGTVLEALVPYSRNSMIQLLGKVPSQFCSRRTAEEMALLAYNRALKLSRPGYPVLGVSFTGSLATTHPKLGDHRMHMSTRSSNRHWVSTITLSKGLRTREQEEILSGHLLLKAIANACKVPGTFVSDLTQSDLVEECETLFTEDEELEQLIKGEVCFKVYPFLSETLTSDAEKKIILSGSFNPLHDGHIKLLEVATSICSDGYPCFELSAVNADKPPLSVSQIKDRVEQFKKIGKSVIISNQPYFYKKAELFPGSAFVIGADTAVRLIDLANLMQFNVAYMFFPSICSLNTMMGIIRRCWKF; encoded by the exons ATGGCGGATACGTGGGCCAGAGCTGCCGCCGATGCCATTCATTTGACTCCTACTCAGGCCGTTCTCTACCTTTCCGGTGGCGCTTCTCAG GCCATTGGATGGTTGCTCTCTGTTCCTGGAGCTTCCGGCACAGTCCTCGAAGCTCTGGTGCCTTACTCCAGGAATTCCATGATCCAGTTACTCGGCAAG GTCCCTTCTCAGTTCTGCAGCCGTAGAACTGCAGAAGAGATGGCTTTGCTAGCTTATAATCGTGCTCTGAAGCTATCTAGGCCAG GTTATCCTGTTCTTGGTGTCAGTTTTACTGGTTCTTTGGCTACCACTCATCCAAAACTTGGTGATCACAG GATGCATATGTCAACAAGATCGTCTAACCGACATTGGGTTTCCACAATCACACTATCAAAA GGTTTACGTACTCGGGAGCAAGAGGAGATACTTTCTGGTCATCTTTTGCTTAAG GCAATTGCTAATGCTTGTAAAGTTCCTGGAACCTTTGTTTCGGATTTGACTCAATCTGATTTAGTAGAAGAATGTGAAACACTATTCACCGAGGATGAAGAACTAGAGCAACTAATAAAGGGGGAAGTCTGCTTTAAGGTCTATCCATTTTTAAGTG AGACCTTAACATCAGATgcagaaaagaaaataatactTTCTGGTTCTTTTAATCCGTTACATGATGGTCACATCAAGCTTTTGGAAGTTGCAACCAG CATTTGTAGTGATGGGTATCCTTGTTTTGAATTATCAGCCGTGAATGCTGATAAACCACCCCTGTCCGTATCACAGATCAAAGATCGTGTCgagcaatttaaaaaaattg GAAAGTCGGTGATCATTTCTAACCAGCCCTACTTTTACAAGAAAGCCGAACTCTTTCCTGGTAGTGCTTTTGTAATTGGTGCTGACACTGCAGTAAGGTTAATAGAT CTAGCAAATCTGATGCAATTCAACGTTGCTTACATGTTTTTTCCATCGATCTGCAGCCTAAATACTATGATGGGGATTATAAGAAGATGCTGGAAATTTTGA
- the LOC103504595 gene encoding uncharacterized protein LOC103504595 isoform X3, producing MHMSTRSSNRHWVSTITLSKGLRTREQEEILSGHLLLKAIANACKVPGTFVSDLTQSDLVEECETLFTEDEELEQLIKGEVCFKVYPFLSETLTSDAEKKIILSGSFNPLHDGHIKLLEVATSICSDGYPCFELSAVNADKPPLSVSQIKDRVEQFKKIGKSVIISNQPYFYKKAELFPGSAFVIGADTAVRLIDPKYYDGDYKKMLEILIRIKNTEVTFLVAGRDINGVFKVLEDIDIPQELRDMFIPIPADKFRMDISSTQIRKQLGI from the exons ATGCATATGTCAACAAGATCGTCTAACCGACATTGGGTTTCCACAATCACACTATCAAAA GGTTTACGTACTCGGGAGCAAGAGGAGATACTTTCTGGTCATCTTTTGCTTAAG GCAATTGCTAATGCTTGTAAAGTTCCTGGAACCTTTGTTTCGGATTTGACTCAATCTGATTTAGTAGAAGAATGTGAAACACTATTCACCGAGGATGAAGAACTAGAGCAACTAATAAAGGGGGAAGTCTGCTTTAAGGTCTATCCATTTTTAAGTG AGACCTTAACATCAGATgcagaaaagaaaataatactTTCTGGTTCTTTTAATCCGTTACATGATGGTCACATCAAGCTTTTGGAAGTTGCAACCAG CATTTGTAGTGATGGGTATCCTTGTTTTGAATTATCAGCCGTGAATGCTGATAAACCACCCCTGTCCGTATCACAGATCAAAGATCGTGTCgagcaatttaaaaaaattg GAAAGTCGGTGATCATTTCTAACCAGCCCTACTTTTACAAGAAAGCCGAACTCTTTCCTGGTAGTGCTTTTGTAATTGGTGCTGACACTGCAGTAAGGTTAATAGAT CCTAAATACTATGATGGGGATTATAAGAAGATGCTGGAAATTTTGATCCGAATCAAAAACACAGAGGTCACGTTCCTTGTCGCTGGCCGTGACATCAACGGTGTTTTCAAA GTTCTTGAAGATATTGACATTCCACAAGAGCTAAGAGACATGTTTATCCCAATACCTGCAGACAAATTTCGTATGGACATTTCCTCCACACAAATAAGAAAACAACTAGGAATTTAA
- the LOC103504596 gene encoding uncharacterized protein LOC103504596, giving the protein MATNLFVIVIIASLHLIAFVFAIGAEMRRSTAEVVPDKYDETTYCVYDSDASTVYGLVAFGLLLISQTVLMVVTRCLCCGKGLKSGGSTVCAVIFFIISWHLFLGAESLLLAGSVRNAYHTKYRSSLPLNNLSCAMLRRGVFAAAAALTFLSLVFSILYYSMHSRADTGGWQKHQNEGIGMGPSNLPQQELHERRAEEFEKV; this is encoded by the exons ATGGCTACTAATTTGTTTGTAATAGTCATAATCGCCTCTCTGCATCTAATTGCTTTTGTTTTCGCCATCGGAGCTGAAATGCGCCGGAGCACG GCAGAGGTAGTGCCGGATAAGTACGACGAGACTACTTATTGCGTTTACGATTCCGATGCGTCGACGGTGTACGGTCTTGTAGCGTTTGGTTTGTTACTGATTAGCCAGACAGTGCTTATGGTAGTTACAAGGTGTCTCTGCTGTGGTAAAGGCTTGAAAAGCGGAGGATCTACTGTTTGTGCAgtcatcttcttcatcatttCTTG GCATCTCTTCTTAGGAGCTGAGTCCTTATTGCTGGCTGGGTCTGTGAGGAATGCCTACCACACCAAGTACAGATCATCATTGCCTCTCAATAACTTGTCGTGTGCCATGCTTCGCCGTGGGGTGTTCGCCGCTGCAGCGGCTTTGACATTTCTGTCATTGGTGTTTTCAATCCTTTACTACTCGATGCACTCGAGAGCCGACACCGGAGGCTGGCAAAAGCATCAGAATGAAGGCATTGGCATGGGGCCTTCTAATTTACCACAACAAGAGCTGCACGAGCGGAGAGCAGAAGAATTCGAAAAGGTTTAG
- the LOC103504597 gene encoding uncharacterized protein LOC103504597 — MLGAGLQFGRGCGDGRFYNPTKARRVHQGRQKDQLRRAQSDVSAGQSLVVKPSAVSSVIRETECGEGCEELPKSIAMSGFEPVVSSLSNLERFLQSIAPSVPAQYLSKTTMKGWRTCDMEFQPYFVLGDLWESFKEWSAYGAGVPLVLNDSDSVVQYYVPYLSGIQIYGESSKSSAKSRQPGEDSDSDFRDSSSDGSSDSEPERALKYMGKQLNHHHLSSELSRRMDNISFRDQLIGLQEDCSSDEAESLNSQGQLLFEHLERDLPYSREPLADKISDLAFQFPKLKTIRSCDLLPSSWFSVAWYPIYRIPTGPTLKDLDACFLTFHYLSSPTGGARSVQCPVVTYPSEIDGIPKMSLPVFGLASYKFRGSLWTPNGGYEWQLANSLLHDAEDWLRERQVNHPDFIFFSRR; from the exons ATGTTAGGTGCAGGATTGCAGTTTGGACGTGGTTGTGGTGACGGTAGGTTTTATAATCCGACGAAAGCTCGTAGGGTGCATCAGGGCCGTCAAAAGGATCAGCTCCGGAGAGCTCAGAGCGATGTTTCGGCTGGTCAATCCCTTGTCGTTAAACCGAGCGCGGTGTCCTCGGTTATTAGAGAAACCGAATGCGGGGAAGGGTGTGAAGAGCTCCCTAAATCTATTGCGATGTCGGGTTTTGAGCCGGTGGTGTCGTCGCTGAGTAATCTCGAGCGGTTCTTGCAGTCTATCGCACCATCTGTACCTGCACAGTATCTCTCAAAG ACAACGATGAAGGGTTGGAGAACCTGTGATATGGAATTTCAACCGTACTTTGTCCTAGGTGATTTGTGGGAGTCTTTTAAGGAATGGAGTGCTTATGGCGCAGGTGTGCCTCTTGTATTAAACGACAGTGACAGCGTTGTCCAATATTATGTACCATATTTATCTGGTATACAGATATATGGTGAATCCTCGAAGTCCTCTGCAAAGTCAAG GCAACCTGGTGAGGACAGTGATAGTGACTTCAGAGATTCTAGTAGTGATGGTAGTAGTGATTCAGAACCTGAACGAGCACTAAAATACATGGGGAAGCAACTCAATCATCACCATTTATCATCTGAGCTTTCTCGTAGAATGGATAATATATCTTTTCGGGACCAGCTAATTGGACTTCAAGAAGACTGTTCTAGTGATGAGGCCGAATCTCTTAATTCTCAAGGGCAGCTACTATTCGAGCATCTTGAACGTGATTTGCCTTATAGTCGCGAACCTTTGGCAGATAAG ATATCAGATCTTGCTTTTCAGTTCCCTAAGCTCAAGACGATACGAAGTTGTGATCTATTGCCTTCAAGCTGGTTTTCTGTGGCATG GTATCCAATTTACAGGATTCCAACTGGACCAACATTAAAGGATCTGGATGCCTGCTTCCTCACCTTTCACTATTTGTCTTCGCCAACTGGAG GAGCACGTAGTGTTCAATGTCCTGTAGTAACGTATCCTAGTGAGATAGATGGTATCCCTAAGATGTCTCTACCAGTTTTTGGTCTAGCTTCATACAAGTTCAGAGGGTCTTTATGGACTCCAAATGGTGGATACGAGTGGCAATTGGCAAATTCACTTTTGCACGATGCTGAGGATTGGTTAAGAGAACGTCAAGTAAATCACCCtgacttcatcttcttcagCCGAAGGTGA